From Bacillus basilensis, a single genomic window includes:
- the ppsA gene encoding phosphoenolpyruvate synthase yields the protein MSSFVLDFQEIEKTQLSLVGGKGLNLGELSNIQGIQVPEGFCVTTVGYEKAIEQNEELQTLLQQLTKLKKEERAQIGEISKKIREIIMAVEIPSDVVEAVAQYLSRFGNEHAYAVRSSATAEDLPYASFAGQQDTYLNIIGKEAILQHVRKCWASLFTDRAVMYRMQNGFEHKQVSICVVVQKMVFPQASGILFTADPVTSNRKVLSIDASFGLGEALVSGLVSADNYKVKEGEITGTMIATKKLAIYALKEGGTETKQIDPAQQKIQTLSEQQILQLAQIGRQIEAYFGCPQDIEWCLVDDAFYIVQSRPITTLYPIPEANDQENHVYVSVGHQQMMTDPLKPLGMSLFQLTSFGPRFQAGGRLFVDVAQRLASPTSRELLLNTIGNSEPLIKDALTTVVERDDFIKLLPDDEKEKSVGKSGPPVSSQPQIENNPAIVMDLIKKSQASIEELKRNMQTKSEVDVLDFILEDIQQLKKILFHPQSMAVIMAGMNASTWINEKMEQWLGEKNAADTLSQSVQNNITSEMGLALMDVADVIRPYPEVIAYLQHVEEDNFLDELVQYKGGEKARDTIVAFLNKYGMRCSGEIDITKTRWSEKPITIIPMILNNVRDFEYGASKRKFEEGLQEALNKEEELLERLQHLSDGEQKVEETKRMIRNIRNFIGYREYPKYGMINRYFIYKQALLKEAEQLVQSGVIYEVDDIYYLTFEELHEVVRTMKLDYELIHKQKNDYKLYEKLTPPRVMTSDGEIITGKYKRENLPADAIVGLPVSSGIVEGRARVILNMEEANLEEGDILVTAFTDPGWTPLFVSIKGLVTEVGGLMTHGAVIAREYGLPAVVGVENATRLIKDGQRIRVHGTEGYIEVL from the coding sequence ATGAGTTCTTTCGTTCTCGATTTTCAGGAAATAGAAAAAACGCAGCTTTCACTTGTCGGTGGAAAAGGCTTGAATTTAGGGGAGTTATCCAATATTCAAGGGATACAAGTGCCAGAAGGATTTTGTGTTACAACGGTAGGATATGAAAAGGCTATCGAGCAAAATGAAGAGCTTCAAACTTTATTGCAGCAGCTAACAAAGTTGAAAAAGGAAGAGCGAGCTCAAATTGGTGAAATCAGTAAGAAGATTAGAGAAATCATTATGGCAGTAGAAATCCCTTCTGATGTAGTGGAAGCGGTAGCTCAATATCTCTCACGTTTTGGAAATGAACATGCGTATGCAGTTCGTTCTAGTGCGACGGCTGAAGATTTACCATATGCCTCGTTTGCTGGTCAACAAGATACGTATTTAAATATCATTGGAAAAGAAGCAATTTTGCAGCATGTAAGAAAGTGCTGGGCTTCTTTATTTACAGATCGAGCAGTCATGTACCGTATGCAAAATGGTTTTGAACATAAACAAGTTTCTATATGTGTTGTCGTTCAAAAAATGGTTTTCCCGCAGGCTTCGGGCATTTTATTTACTGCTGATCCAGTTACTTCTAACCGAAAGGTGTTATCAATCGATGCCAGTTTTGGGCTGGGAGAGGCATTGGTATCAGGATTGGTCTCTGCCGATAATTATAAAGTAAAAGAAGGCGAAATTACCGGAACGATGATAGCAACTAAAAAATTAGCTATTTATGCTTTAAAAGAGGGCGGAACAGAGACGAAACAGATTGATCCGGCTCAGCAAAAGATTCAAACATTGTCTGAACAACAAATTTTACAATTAGCACAGATCGGAAGGCAGATCGAAGCTTATTTCGGTTGTCCGCAAGATATCGAATGGTGTTTAGTTGATGATGCATTTTATATTGTCCAAAGCAGGCCAATCACGACTTTATATCCAATTCCGGAAGCAAATGATCAGGAAAATCATGTGTATGTATCGGTTGGTCACCAGCAAATGATGACTGATCCTTTGAAGCCATTAGGAATGTCTTTATTTCAGTTAACATCCTTTGGACCGAGGTTTCAAGCTGGGGGAAGGCTGTTTGTTGATGTTGCACAAAGATTGGCTTCGCCTACTAGTAGAGAACTTTTATTAAATACGATAGGGAATTCGGAACCACTTATTAAAGATGCATTAACGACTGTAGTCGAGCGAGATGATTTTATTAAATTGTTACCAGATGATGAAAAAGAAAAGAGTGTTGGTAAAAGCGGGCCACCTGTAAGCTCGCAACCACAAATCGAAAACAATCCGGCAATCGTTATGGATTTAATAAAGAAGAGTCAAGCATCAATCGAAGAGTTAAAACGAAACATGCAAACGAAATCAGAGGTGGATGTACTTGATTTTATTTTGGAAGATATTCAGCAATTAAAGAAAATACTATTTCATCCGCAAAGTATGGCTGTCATTATGGCAGGTATGAATGCTTCAACATGGATCAATGAAAAGATGGAGCAATGGCTAGGTGAAAAGAATGCAGCGGACACCCTTTCTCAATCAGTACAAAATAATATTACTTCAGAAATGGGTTTAGCATTAATGGATGTTGCTGATGTGATTCGGCCATATCCAGAAGTTATTGCGTATTTACAACATGTAGAAGAGGATAACTTTTTAGATGAACTTGTTCAGTATAAAGGCGGAGAAAAAGCTCGAGATACAATCGTTGCTTTTCTAAATAAATACGGAATGAGATGTAGCGGCGAAATCGACATTACGAAAACGCGCTGGAGTGAGAAGCCAATAACCATTATCCCGATGATTTTAAATAATGTAAGAGACTTTGAATATGGTGCTAGTAAGCGGAAGTTTGAAGAAGGGCTGCAGGAAGCTTTGAACAAAGAAGAAGAGTTATTAGAGCGATTACAGCATTTGTCAGATGGAGAACAAAAAGTAGAAGAAACGAAGCGAATGATTCGTAACATCCGTAATTTTATTGGCTATCGTGAATATCCGAAATACGGCATGATTAATCGTTATTTCATATATAAGCAAGCGTTACTGAAAGAAGCTGAGCAACTTGTGCAGAGCGGTGTCATTTATGAAGTTGATGATATATACTATTTAACATTTGAAGAGCTTCACGAAGTTGTTCGCACGATGAAACTAGATTATGAGCTTATTCATAAACAAAAAAATGATTATAAATTATATGAAAAACTAACGCCTCCGCGTGTAATGACGTCTGATGGAGAAATCATTACAGGTAAATATAAACGAGAAAACCTTCCAGCTGACGCGATTGTAGGTCTGCCTGTTTCTTCTGGAATAGTTGAGGGGAGAGCTCGCGTTATTTTAAACATGGAAGAAGCGAATTTAGAAGAGGGAGATATATTAGTTACGGCTTTTACTGACCCTGGCTGGACACCATTGTTTGTGTCTATAAAAGGGTTAGTCACTGAAGTTGGCGGACTTATGACGCACGGAGCAGTGATTGCACGTGAATACGGATTACCAGCAGTCGTCGGAGTAGAGAATGCTACGAGATTAATAAAAGACGGACAACGAATTCGGGTACATGGAACTGAAGGGTATATTGAAGTGTTGTAA